The Zingiber officinale cultivar Zhangliang chromosome 9A, Zo_v1.1, whole genome shotgun sequence genome window below encodes:
- the LOC122020686 gene encoding uncharacterized protein LOC122020686: protein MVPVVRTRSLFLHPSSHVVLLRLRRRSSSTTTRTTDTALNSDDIQGEDVGQTAKAAAAEQKQKAETEDWSTSCIGFDGRPIDREDWSNEKVESVDDYKRYYAHHKASPLSEIEFVDTRKPITRATDAVEGDMGRGVMVEETVDQALARAEEIFRMRAMMGDPSLPHSKVLRRMLRQSCDSSVSVDAQ from the exons ATGGTGCCTGTAGTAAGGACCCGATCACTTTTCCTTCATCCTTCCTCTCACGTTGTCCTTCTGCGTCTTCGGCGACGCTCTTCCTCCACCACCACCCGAACAACCGACACTGCCCTGAACTCCGACGACATCCAG GGAGAAGACGTGGGACAGACAGCCAAGGCGGCAGCCGCTGAACAGAAGCAAAAAGCGGAGACAGAGGATTGGTCGACGTCCTGCATCGGGTTCGACGGTAGACCCATTGATCGAGAGGATTGGTCGAACGAAAAGGTGGAGtctgtggatgattacaaaaggtACTACGCGCATCACAAGGcgtctcctctgtcggagatagAGTTCGTGGACACGAGGAAGCCGATAACTCGAGCGACAGACGCCGTAGAAGGAGATATGGGAAGGGGCGTGATGGTGGAGGAAACGGTGGACCAGGCGTTGGCCCGGGCAGAAGAAATATTTAGGATGAGGGCCATGATGGGGGATCCAAGTTTGCCTCATTCCAAAGTGCTCCGGCGCATGCTTCGACAGAGCTGTGACAGCAGTGTGAGTGTCGATGCTCAGTGA